One Pecten maximus chromosome 16, xPecMax1.1, whole genome shotgun sequence DNA window includes the following coding sequences:
- the LOC117344730 gene encoding BEN domain-containing protein 3-like: MAMLKEVLSGLTNTNQKITTLERRMASLEGKIDLMVEHQNLRQQMAPAAEISEDEIPIVPADLTIDEEILHGMRCQANSAGNFGKLLCERMFSELFGPGNLRLAYSWNGGGMHQKQELDARRKDVLRKYVQQFYPEVRKHEHFRAAVVTKINEGLRRPVVKLCRRRDVESTHL; the protein is encoded by the coding sequence ATGGCCATGCTGAAGGAGGTACTTTCCGGATTAACAAATACCAACCAGAAAATAACCACATTAGAGAGGAGGATGGCATCATTGGAGGGAAAAATAGACCTTATGGTCGAACATCAAAACCTGAGACAACAGATGGCCCCGGCAGCAGAAATCTCGGAGGATGAGATTCCGATAGTGCCCGCCGACCTCACCATAGACGAGGAGATTCTACACGGGATGAGGTGCCAGGCCAACTCAGCTGGGAACTTCGGCAAACTTTTATGTGAGAGGATGTTTTCAGAACTGTTTGGGCCCGGCAACCTTCGGTTGGCGTACAGCTGGAACGGTGGTGGCATGCACCAGAAACAGGAATTGGACGCAAGAAGGAAAGACGTTTTAAGAAAGTATGTTCAACAGTTCTACCCAGAAGTGCGGAAACACGAACATTTCCGGGCAGCTGTTGTCACCAAGATTAATGAAGGCCTTAGGCGTCCCGTCGTCAAATTATGCCGTCGGAGGGACGTCGAGTCCACACATTTGTAA